The following are from one region of the Streptomyces changanensis genome:
- a CDS encoding YncE family protein, whose protein sequence is MSRLARSTAALALLLPLTLALPAASATAPAAGAAPTALRAAPAPAEPLRDVVLVGNSADGTVSFLDSRTYRNLGTLDVAPDLEEVLAGMDVLRRAAYEVVRQQAGGDKFVDDAHLSPDGRTLYVSRGNLGDAAAFDVATGRQLWRTHLAGLKADHAALSADGRTFVVSAITAAKAQALDTATGRVTGEFATGTYPHENIYSADGSLVYNMSIGVTSLPKALDFLKGAKQVTVADARTWKVLRTYTFDKGIRPAVVTPDGSTMYAQLSYLNGFVEYDLRAGRTLRTVEMPFSAAGAALKPDDYPQNSAHHGMAMNGAQDKLCVAGTIDDYTAVVSRPGLTTDGFVHYPQGSLPYWSVTGQDGRHCWVTLSERDEVSVVDYTTAKEVARVKVGDFPQRERTGRVAPEALSGLTPQG, encoded by the coding sequence ATGTCACGTCTGGCCCGCTCGACCGCCGCGCTCGCCCTCCTCCTCCCGCTCACCCTCGCCCTCCCCGCCGCCTCGGCCACCGCCCCCGCCGCCGGGGCCGCCCCCACCGCGCTGCGAGCCGCCCCGGCACCCGCCGAACCGCTGAGGGACGTCGTCCTCGTGGGCAACAGCGCGGACGGCACGGTGAGCTTCCTCGACTCCCGTACCTACCGGAACCTCGGCACGCTCGACGTCGCGCCGGACCTGGAGGAGGTGCTCGCCGGCATGGACGTCCTGCGGCGGGCCGCCTACGAGGTGGTGCGCCAGCAGGCGGGCGGTGACAAGTTCGTGGACGACGCCCACCTCTCGCCCGACGGCCGCACCCTGTACGTCTCGCGCGGCAACCTCGGTGACGCAGCCGCGTTCGACGTGGCCACCGGCCGGCAGCTGTGGCGCACGCACCTCGCCGGGCTGAAGGCCGACCACGCGGCGCTCTCCGCCGACGGCCGTACGTTCGTCGTCTCGGCGATCACCGCCGCCAAGGCGCAGGCCCTCGACACCGCCACCGGCCGCGTCACCGGCGAGTTCGCCACCGGGACGTACCCGCACGAGAACATCTACTCGGCCGACGGTTCGCTCGTCTACAACATGTCCATCGGTGTGACCTCCCTGCCGAAGGCCCTCGACTTCCTCAAGGGCGCCAAGCAGGTGACGGTCGCCGACGCCCGCACGTGGAAGGTCCTGCGCACGTACACCTTCGACAAGGGGATCCGCCCGGCCGTCGTCACGCCGGACGGCTCGACGATGTACGCCCAGCTGTCGTACCTGAACGGCTTCGTCGAGTACGACCTGCGGGCCGGCCGTACGCTGCGTACCGTCGAGATGCCGTTCAGCGCGGCGGGCGCCGCGCTGAAGCCCGACGACTATCCGCAGAACTCCGCGCACCACGGCATGGCGATGAACGGGGCGCAGGACAAGCTGTGCGTCGCGGGCACCATCGACGACTACACGGCCGTCGTCTCCCGCCCCGGCCTCACCACCGACGGCTTCGTCCACTACCCGCAGGGCTCCCTGCCGTACTGGTCGGTGACGGGCCAGGACGGGAGGCACTGCTGGGTGACGCTCTCCGAGCGCGACGAGGTGTCGGTCGTCGACTACACGACCGCGAAGGAGGTCGCGCGTGTCAAGGTCGGTGACTTCCCGCAGCGCGAGCGGACCGGCCGGGTCGCCCCCGAGGCCCTGTCCGGCCTGACCCCGCAGGGCTGA
- a CDS encoding HelD family protein, with protein sequence MSIDESEAVRTEQRFVSGLHARLDVLRERAEAAVRDALRAGGTSAQARLERDVFIAEQSGLLAAYDAGDHGLCFGRLVFRDGRDHHIGRIGIRDDDDERTPLVVDWRADVARPFYLATGHTPMGLSRRRHITMEGRRVTGLHDEILDLRDTTRSGHEGRDADAVLLAALDSARTGRMSDIVQTVQAEQDRIIRAPHQGVLVVEGGPGTGKTAVALHRAAYLLYAHRELLARRAVLVVGPNPAFLGYIGEVLPSLGETGVLLASPGELFPGVRATGTDTPEAAEIKGRAAMAEVLARYVRDRQTVPPTEEPVEIDHEDHGTLFLTRDMAEDARWDARGTGLPHNLARPRFATRIVDALTAQLVERIGADPYGGPNLLDPSDVAQLGKEVAASDAVHAAIDGLWPVLTPQELVARFLADPFGYLPDGEAEFVRRDPADAWTGADAWTPADVPLLDEAAELLGEDDSAARAAAARERAERIAYAQGVLDVAYASRTYEFEDEESEVLGVQDVIDAERFAERHEEADHRSAAERAAADRTWAFGHVIVDEAQELSAMAWRLLMRRVPTRSMTLVGDPAQTGDAAGCGSWREILAPYVGDRYEQVTLGVNYRTPAEIMELAAEVRRAVEPDFRPPRSVRSTGVPPWETTADDVPAAVADAVAREVRDEGRLAVVAPAARLPALAAALPGASWGAEPDLTRPVVLLEPRQAKGLEFDTVVVVDPEAIRTAGPHGVNDLYVALTRATQRLGVVRSAAGAPAAPAA encoded by the coding sequence ATGTCAATCGACGAGTCCGAGGCAGTACGGACGGAACAGCGCTTCGTGAGTGGGCTCCACGCCCGGCTGGACGTCCTGCGCGAGCGGGCCGAAGCGGCCGTGCGGGACGCCCTGCGGGCCGGTGGCACCAGTGCCCAGGCGAGGCTGGAGCGCGACGTGTTCATCGCCGAGCAGTCCGGGCTCCTCGCCGCGTACGACGCGGGCGACCACGGGCTGTGCTTCGGCCGGCTCGTCTTCCGCGACGGCCGGGACCACCACATCGGCCGGATCGGCATCCGCGACGACGACGACGAGCGCACCCCGCTCGTCGTCGACTGGCGCGCCGACGTCGCCCGTCCCTTCTACCTGGCCACCGGCCACACCCCCATGGGCCTGTCCCGGCGCCGCCACATCACCATGGAGGGCCGCCGGGTCACCGGCCTCCACGACGAGATCCTCGACCTGCGCGACACCACCCGCAGCGGCCACGAGGGGCGCGACGCGGACGCCGTCCTCCTCGCCGCGCTCGACTCCGCCCGCACCGGCCGGATGAGCGACATCGTGCAGACCGTCCAGGCCGAGCAGGACCGGATCATCCGCGCGCCCCACCAGGGCGTCCTCGTCGTCGAGGGCGGCCCCGGCACCGGCAAGACCGCGGTCGCCCTGCACCGGGCCGCGTACCTGCTGTACGCGCACCGCGAGCTGCTCGCCCGCCGGGCGGTCCTCGTGGTCGGCCCCAACCCGGCCTTCCTCGGGTACATCGGGGAGGTCCTGCCGAGCCTCGGCGAGACGGGCGTCCTCCTCGCCTCCCCGGGCGAGCTCTTCCCCGGCGTGCGCGCCACCGGCACCGACACCCCCGAGGCCGCGGAGATCAAGGGCCGCGCCGCCATGGCCGAGGTGCTCGCCCGGTACGTGCGCGACCGGCAGACCGTGCCGCCCACCGAGGAGCCCGTCGAGATCGACCACGAGGACCACGGCACGCTCTTCCTCACGCGCGACATGGCGGAGGACGCCCGCTGGGACGCCCGGGGCACCGGGTTGCCCCACAACCTCGCCCGGCCCCGCTTCGCGACCCGGATCGTCGACGCGCTCACCGCGCAGCTCGTGGAGCGCATCGGCGCCGACCCCTACGGCGGGCCCAACCTCCTCGACCCGTCGGACGTCGCCCAGCTCGGCAAGGAGGTCGCCGCGAGCGACGCGGTGCACGCCGCGATCGACGGGCTGTGGCCCGTGCTGACGCCGCAGGAGCTGGTCGCCCGCTTCCTCGCCGATCCCTTCGGCTACCTCCCCGACGGCGAGGCCGAGTTCGTCCGGCGCGACCCCGCCGACGCGTGGACCGGCGCCGACGCGTGGACCCCCGCCGACGTGCCGCTCCTCGACGAGGCGGCCGAACTCCTCGGCGAGGACGACTCCGCCGCCCGCGCCGCCGCCGCCCGGGAGCGCGCCGAGCGGATCGCCTACGCGCAGGGCGTCCTCGACGTGGCGTACGCCTCGCGGACCTACGAGTTCGAGGACGAGGAGTCGGAGGTCCTCGGCGTCCAGGACGTGATCGACGCGGAGCGGTTCGCCGAGCGCCACGAGGAGGCGGACCACCGCAGCGCCGCCGAGCGCGCCGCCGCCGACCGCACCTGGGCGTTCGGGCACGTCATCGTGGACGAGGCGCAGGAACTGTCCGCGATGGCCTGGCGCCTGCTGATGCGGCGCGTGCCCACCCGCTCGATGACCCTCGTCGGCGACCCCGCCCAGACCGGCGACGCGGCGGGCTGCGGCTCCTGGCGGGAGATCCTCGCCCCGTACGTCGGGGACCGCTACGAGCAGGTCACGCTCGGCGTCAACTACCGCACGCCCGCCGAGATCATGGAGCTCGCCGCCGAGGTGCGCCGCGCCGTCGAGCCGGACTTCCGGCCGCCGCGCTCGGTGCGCTCCACGGGCGTGCCGCCCTGGGAGACGACCGCCGACGACGTGCCGGCCGCCGTCGCCGACGCGGTCGCCCGCGAGGTCCGCGACGAGGGGCGGCTCGCCGTGGTGGCGCCCGCCGCGCGGCTGCCCGCGCTCGCCGCAGCGCTGCCCGGGGCGTCCTGGGGCGCCGAACCGGACCTGACCCGGCCGGTGGTCCTGCTCGAACCGCGGCAGGCGAAGGGCCTGGAGTTCGACACGGTCGTCGTGGTGGACCCGGAGGCCATCCGCACCGCCGGGCCGCACGGGGTCAACGACCTGTACGTGGCGCTGACCCGCGCGACCCAGCGGCTCGGGGTGGTGCGGTCGGCGGCCGGAGCGCCGGCCGCACCGGCCGCCTGA
- the glgB gene encoding 1,4-alpha-glucan branching enzyme, which translates to MTPRRPTRKPPATTAQPLVTALQAPQTAVPGRPPRPRDGADGVPAHPLGDTDRARLLAGEHHDPHGLLGAHPLPDGVVFRALRPHARAVAVLLADGERHALHDDGDGLFSGVLPLREVPADYRLLVSYESAELEVVDPYRFLPALGDLDLHLIGEGRHEELWTALGARVMTHQGVTGTRFTVWAPNARGVRLAGDWTYWDGTGLPLRSLGSTGVWELFVPGVDEGALYKFEVVGPDGHHSLRADPMARRTQCPPETASVVTASHHEWGDAAWMARRGERPVHEAPFSVYEVHLPSWRPGLTYRQLADELTAYVTELGFTHVELMPVAEHPYSPSWGYQVTSYYAPTARLGSPDDFKYLVDRLHQAGVGVLVDWVPAHFPKDDWALARFDGTPLYEHPDPRRAEHPDWGTLEFDYGRTEVRNFLVANAVYWCQEFHIDGLRVDAVASMLYLDYSREYGEWAPNEHGGRENFDAVRFLQEMNATVYRRCPGVVTIAEESTAWEGVTRPTEHGGLGFGLKWNMGWMHDSLVYVSKEPVHRRYHHNEMTFSMVYAYSENYVLPISHDEVVHGKQSLVTKMPGDWWQRRANHRAYLGFMWAHPGKQLLFMGQEFAQGAEWSEQHGPEWWLLADDYHSAGDHRGVRDLVRDLNAVYAVTPALWERDTSPEGFRWALGDAADDNVFAFVRYDAQGDPLLAVSNFSPVVRHDYRLWAPESVPAWVEVLNTDAVEYGGGGVRNADPVKREPEGVRMTLPPLATVWFRPA; encoded by the coding sequence GTGACCCCCCGCCGTCCGACCCGCAAACCGCCCGCGACGACCGCCCAGCCGCTCGTCACCGCCCTGCAGGCGCCGCAGACCGCCGTCCCCGGCCGGCCGCCAAGGCCCCGGGACGGCGCCGACGGCGTGCCGGCCCACCCCCTCGGGGACACCGACCGGGCCCGGCTGCTCGCCGGCGAGCACCACGACCCGCACGGGCTGCTGGGCGCCCACCCGCTGCCCGACGGCGTGGTGTTCCGGGCCCTGCGCCCGCACGCCCGCGCGGTCGCCGTCCTCCTCGCCGACGGGGAGCGGCACGCGCTCCACGACGACGGGGACGGCCTGTTCTCCGGCGTGCTGCCGCTGCGCGAGGTCCCGGCCGACTACCGGCTGCTCGTCTCGTACGAGTCGGCCGAACTGGAGGTCGTCGACCCGTACCGCTTCCTGCCCGCCCTGGGCGATCTCGACCTCCACCTCATCGGGGAGGGCCGCCACGAGGAGCTGTGGACCGCGCTCGGCGCGCGGGTGATGACCCACCAGGGCGTCACCGGTACGCGCTTCACCGTGTGGGCGCCGAACGCGCGCGGCGTGCGGCTCGCCGGCGACTGGACGTACTGGGACGGCACGGGTCTGCCGCTGCGGTCCCTCGGTTCCACCGGCGTGTGGGAGCTGTTCGTCCCCGGCGTCGACGAGGGCGCCCTGTACAAGTTCGAGGTCGTCGGCCCCGACGGCCACCACTCGCTGCGCGCCGACCCGATGGCCCGCCGCACCCAGTGCCCGCCGGAGACGGCGTCCGTCGTCACCGCCTCGCACCACGAGTGGGGCGACGCCGCGTGGATGGCCCGCCGCGGCGAGCGGCCCGTGCACGAGGCGCCCTTCTCCGTGTACGAGGTGCACCTGCCGTCCTGGCGTCCCGGGCTGACGTACCGTCAGTTGGCGGACGAGCTGACGGCGTACGTCACGGAGCTCGGCTTCACGCACGTGGAGCTGATGCCCGTCGCGGAGCACCCGTACAGCCCGTCGTGGGGGTACCAGGTCACCTCCTACTACGCGCCGACCGCCCGGCTCGGCTCGCCCGACGACTTCAAGTACCTGGTGGACCGGCTGCACCAGGCCGGGGTGGGCGTCCTCGTCGACTGGGTGCCGGCGCACTTCCCGAAGGACGACTGGGCGCTGGCCCGCTTCGACGGCACACCGCTGTACGAGCACCCGGACCCGCGCCGGGCCGAGCACCCGGACTGGGGGACGCTGGAGTTCGACTACGGCCGGACGGAGGTGCGCAACTTCCTCGTCGCCAACGCCGTCTACTGGTGCCAGGAGTTCCACATCGACGGCCTGCGCGTCGACGCCGTCGCGTCCATGCTGTACCTCGACTACTCGCGCGAGTACGGCGAGTGGGCGCCCAACGAGCACGGCGGACGGGAGAACTTCGACGCGGTCCGCTTCCTCCAGGAGATGAACGCGACCGTCTACCGCCGCTGCCCCGGCGTGGTCACCATCGCCGAGGAGTCCACCGCCTGGGAGGGCGTGACCCGCCCGACCGAACACGGCGGCCTGGGCTTCGGGCTGAAGTGGAACATGGGGTGGATGCACGACTCGCTGGTGTACGTCTCCAAGGAGCCGGTGCACCGCAGGTACCACCACAACGAGATGACGTTCTCGATGGTGTACGCGTACAGCGAGAACTACGTCCTGCCGATCTCGCACGACGAGGTGGTCCACGGCAAGCAGTCCCTCGTCACGAAGATGCCCGGCGACTGGTGGCAGCGGCGCGCCAACCACCGCGCGTACCTGGGCTTCATGTGGGCCCATCCCGGCAAGCAACTGCTGTTCATGGGGCAGGAGTTCGCGCAGGGCGCCGAGTGGTCCGAGCAGCACGGCCCGGAGTGGTGGCTGCTGGCCGACGACTACCACTCGGCCGGCGACCACCGGGGCGTGCGCGACCTCGTCCGCGACCTGAACGCCGTGTACGCCGTGACGCCCGCCCTGTGGGAGCGGGACACCTCCCCGGAGGGCTTCCGCTGGGCGCTGGGCGACGCCGCGGACGACAACGTCTTCGCCTTCGTCCGGTACGACGCGCAGGGCGACCCGCTGCTGGCGGTGAGCAACTTCTCGCCGGTCGTGCGCCACGACTACCGGCTGTGGGCGCCGGAGTCCGTCCCCGCCTGGGTCGAGGTCCTCAACACCGACGCGGTGGAGTACGGCGGCGGCGGCGTCCGCAACGCCGACCCGGTCAAGCGGGAGCCGGAGGGCGTGCGGATGACGCTGCCGCCGCTGGCGACCGTGTGGTTCCGGCCGGCCTGA
- a CDS encoding maltokinase N-terminal cap-like domain-containing protein — protein sequence MSETASTARAPVALLPSLAPLLHEWLPRRRWFAGKGRPVTGFALVSATELLPLDTAGPALLHLLVRVQQPGPGGPTTSPTPTTPPGDCYQLLLGVCDTLPPRLAPAHIGRVTQGPLAGRTVYEALHDPRLAALLLERLRSPGTIGPLTFHRTEPIPDGLAPRVLDAEQSNTSLVYGDAYILKIFRRIHPGANPDLELPLALARAGCARVPAPVAWFESGPGHPDGATLGVLQPFLRGSQDGWQLALDALAKGRDFTDEARALGRATAEVHTALADALPTVTLARPQARHLAVAMGRRLDAAAQAVPALLPYAPGLRAAFEAVAVLAEEGSTWRAQRVHGDLHLGQALRTPRGDWAVIDFEGEPTKPLAERRRPQPAVRDVAGILRSFDYAAHSHHPWQAEWAERCREAYCAGYAEASGTDPRAEEALLRAYETDKAVYEVVYEARHRPDWLRVPMAAIHRLAAPQDGAGAGPHSPGRARSRRPRLAPDTLT from the coding sequence ATGTCGGAGACCGCATCCACCGCCCGGGCCCCCGTCGCCCTGCTGCCGTCGCTGGCACCACTGCTCCACGAATGGCTCCCCCGCAGACGATGGTTCGCCGGGAAGGGCCGGCCGGTCACCGGCTTCGCCCTCGTGTCGGCCACCGAGCTGCTCCCGCTCGACACCGCCGGACCCGCTCTGCTGCACCTGCTCGTCCGCGTGCAGCAGCCGGGCCCCGGCGGGCCGACCACGTCACCCACGCCGACCACACCGCCCGGTGACTGCTACCAACTGCTGCTGGGCGTCTGCGACACCCTGCCCCCGCGGCTCGCCCCCGCCCACATCGGCCGCGTCACCCAGGGCCCGCTCGCCGGGCGCACGGTGTACGAGGCGCTCCACGACCCGCGGCTCGCCGCCCTGCTCCTGGAACGGCTGCGGTCGCCGGGCACCATCGGGCCGCTGACCTTCCACCGCACGGAGCCCATCCCCGACGGGCTGGCCCCGCGCGTGCTGGACGCCGAGCAGTCGAACACGTCCCTCGTCTACGGCGACGCGTACATCCTGAAGATCTTCCGGCGGATCCACCCGGGGGCCAACCCGGACCTGGAGCTGCCGCTCGCCCTGGCCAGGGCCGGCTGCGCCCGCGTGCCGGCCCCCGTCGCCTGGTTCGAGTCGGGTCCCGGCCACCCCGACGGCGCCACGCTCGGCGTGCTGCAGCCCTTCCTGCGCGGTTCGCAGGACGGCTGGCAGCTCGCGCTCGACGCGCTGGCCAAGGGGCGGGACTTCACCGACGAGGCCCGGGCGCTGGGCCGGGCCACGGCCGAGGTGCACACCGCGCTCGCCGACGCGCTGCCCACGGTGACGCTCGCGCGGCCGCAGGCACGGCACCTGGCCGTCGCGATGGGCCGCCGGCTGGACGCCGCCGCGCAGGCGGTGCCCGCGCTCCTGCCGTACGCCCCGGGACTGCGCGCCGCCTTCGAGGCGGTCGCCGTCCTCGCCGAGGAGGGCAGCACCTGGCGCGCCCAGCGGGTCCACGGCGACCTGCACCTGGGACAGGCGCTGCGCACGCCGCGCGGCGACTGGGCGGTGATCGACTTCGAGGGGGAGCCCACGAAGCCGCTCGCCGAGCGCCGCCGCCCCCAGCCGGCGGTCCGGGACGTCGCCGGGATACTGCGCTCCTTCGACTACGCCGCCCACTCGCACCACCCCTGGCAAGCGGAGTGGGCGGAACGTTGCCGCGAGGCGTACTGCGCCGGGTACGCCGAGGCGTCCGGCACCGACCCGCGCGCCGAAGAGGCGCTGCTGCGGGCCTACGAGACCGACAAGGCGGTGTACGAGGTCGTGTACGAGGCCCGCCACCGCCCCGACTGGCTCCGGGTCCCGATGGCGGCCATCCACCGCCTCGCCGCGCCGCAGGACGGCGCGGGCGCCGGACCGCACTCCCCCGGCCGGGCGCGCTCCCGTCGCCCCCGGCTCGCTCCCGACACCCTGACGTGA
- a CDS encoding alpha-1,4-glucan--maltose-1-phosphate maltosyltransferase produces MIGRIPVLDLSPIVDCGRRPAKAVAGETFQVSATVFREGHDAVGADVVLTDPSGRTGPFTPMRELAPGTDRWGAEVTPTCEGRWTYHVEAWSDPVATWRHQAGIKVPAGIDTELVLTEGAALHERAAEGVPKDEGRETVLAAVDALRDTRRAPAQRLAAALATEVREALDRHPLRELVTASRRLPLLVERERALYGSWYEMFPRSEGAYRDAGGRLVSGTFRTAADRLPAIAAMGFDVVYLPPIHPIGTTHRKGPNNTLEAGPDDPGVPWAIGSADGGHDAVHPDLGTIEDFDAFVARARDLRLEVALDFALQCSPDHPWVKRHPAWFHHRADGTIAYAENPPKKYQDIYPIAFDKDMRGLVRETVRVLRHWMAHGVRIFRVDNPHTKPVVFWQKVIANVNRTDPDVIFLAEAFTRPAMMRTLGAIGFQQSYTYFTWRNTKQELTEYLTELSTESAATMRPNLFVNTPDILHAYLQHGGRPAFEARAVLAATLSPTWGVYAGYELCENTPVREGSEEYLDSEKYQLRPRDWAAAEREGRGIAPLITALNRLRRRHPALRRLRNLRFHPVDNDAIIAYSKRTGSNVVLVVVNLDPHHTQEATVSLNMPDLGLDWHETVPVRDELTGETYHWGRTNYVRLEPGVSPAHVFVVCRGSGGCPPDQHGSVLRPSPPIGGSPTS; encoded by the coding sequence CTGATTGGTCGCATTCCCGTCCTGGACCTCTCCCCGATCGTCGACTGCGGCAGGAGGCCCGCGAAGGCGGTGGCCGGTGAGACCTTCCAGGTCTCGGCCACGGTCTTCCGCGAGGGTCACGACGCGGTCGGCGCCGACGTGGTCCTCACGGACCCGTCGGGGCGGACCGGCCCGTTCACCCCCATGAGAGAGCTGGCGCCCGGCACCGACCGGTGGGGCGCCGAGGTGACCCCCACCTGCGAGGGCCGCTGGACGTACCACGTCGAGGCGTGGAGCGACCCGGTCGCGACCTGGCGCCACCAGGCCGGCATCAAGGTGCCCGCGGGGATCGACACGGAGCTGGTCCTGACCGAGGGCGCAGCCCTCCACGAGCGGGCCGCCGAAGGGGTGCCGAAGGACGAGGGCCGCGAGACCGTCCTCGCCGCCGTCGACGCGCTGCGCGACACGCGCCGCGCCCCCGCGCAGCGGCTCGCCGCCGCGCTCGCCACCGAGGTCCGCGAGGCCCTGGACCGCCACCCGCTGCGCGAACTGGTGACCGCCTCCCGGCGGTTGCCGCTGCTCGTCGAACGGGAGCGGGCGCTGTACGGGTCCTGGTACGAGATGTTCCCGCGGTCCGAGGGCGCCTACCGCGACGCCGGCGGACGGCTGGTGTCGGGCACGTTCCGCACGGCCGCCGACCGGCTCCCGGCGATCGCGGCGATGGGCTTCGACGTGGTGTACCTGCCGCCGATCCACCCGATCGGCACCACGCACCGCAAGGGCCCGAACAACACCCTGGAGGCCGGCCCGGACGACCCGGGCGTGCCGTGGGCCATCGGCTCGGCCGACGGCGGCCACGACGCCGTCCACCCGGACCTCGGCACGATCGAGGACTTCGACGCGTTCGTCGCCCGCGCCCGTGACCTGCGGCTGGAGGTCGCGCTGGACTTCGCGCTCCAGTGCTCGCCGGACCACCCGTGGGTGAAGCGGCACCCGGCCTGGTTCCACCACCGGGCGGACGGCACCATCGCGTACGCCGAGAACCCGCCGAAGAAGTACCAGGACATCTACCCGATCGCCTTCGACAAGGACATGCGCGGCCTCGTCCGCGAGACCGTGCGGGTGCTGCGGCACTGGATGGCGCACGGGGTGCGGATCTTCCGCGTGGACAACCCGCACACCAAGCCGGTGGTGTTCTGGCAGAAGGTGATCGCCAACGTCAACCGCACGGACCCGGACGTGATCTTCCTGGCGGAGGCGTTCACGCGGCCCGCGATGATGCGCACGCTCGGCGCGATCGGCTTCCAGCAGTCGTACACGTACTTCACCTGGCGCAACACCAAGCAGGAGCTGACCGAGTACCTGACGGAGCTGTCGACGGAGTCCGCCGCCACCATGCGGCCGAACCTCTTCGTCAACACCCCGGACATCCTGCACGCCTACCTCCAGCACGGCGGCCGGCCGGCCTTCGAGGCCCGCGCGGTGCTGGCGGCGACGCTGTCGCCGACGTGGGGCGTGTACGCCGGGTACGAGCTGTGCGAGAACACCCCGGTCCGGGAGGGCAGCGAGGAGTACCTCGACTCGGAGAAGTACCAGCTGCGCCCCCGCGACTGGGCGGCGGCCGAGCGGGAGGGCCGCGGCATCGCCCCGCTCATCACCGCGCTGAACCGGCTGCGGCGCCGCCACCCGGCGCTGCGGCGGCTACGGAACCTGCGCTTCCACCCCGTCGACAACGACGCGATCATCGCGTACAGCAAGCGGACGGGTTCGAACGTTGTTCTGGTGGTCGTGAACCTCGACCCCCACCACACCCAGGAAGCCACGGTTTCGTTGAACATGCCGGATCTCGGCCTCGACTGGCACGAGACCGTACCGGTGCGCGACGAGCTCACCGGCGAGACCTATCACTGGGGCAGGACCAACTACGTGCGCCTGGAGCCGGGCGTATCGCCCGCGCACGTGTTCGTGGTGTGCCGGGGATCCGGGGGCTGCCCCCCTGATCAGCACGGTTCGGTCCTGCGACCGTCTCCCCCGATCGGAGGGTCACCCACATCATGA
- a CDS encoding SDR family oxidoreductase has protein sequence MSDHIPMRVAVVGATGFQGGAVARLLAARGHRVRTLSRRPEGDRPPLPGVACASGDLGRAEDVRALFEGATHAAVTMPLVYDAERVARYARNVAAAARAAGVRRIVYNANTRVPARPTRTAAFETRRAAEEALRGSGVPLVVVRPPVYLDNLFSPWNGPALVDDGVLAYPLPAHTPTAWLSHEDLAEAVCAALTADGVEGRVLDVGGALTLTGDDLAAAFARGLGRSVRYVPLDPAVFEERLAGVLGAGAAAGVAGLYHHMASGADPDLMAGDAGAAARLLGVRPGPVEDWVARRPWQIWAGEATGAGR, from the coding sequence ATGTCCGATCACATTCCGATGCGCGTCGCCGTGGTGGGGGCGACCGGATTCCAGGGCGGCGCGGTGGCCCGCCTCCTGGCCGCGCGCGGCCACCGCGTACGGACCCTGTCGCGCCGCCCCGAGGGGGACCGGCCACCGCTGCCGGGGGTCGCCTGCGCCTCGGGCGACCTGGGCCGGGCGGAGGACGTCCGGGCGCTCTTCGAGGGCGCGACGCACGCCGCCGTGACGATGCCGCTCGTGTACGACGCGGAGCGCGTCGCCCGGTACGCGCGGAACGTCGCCGCGGCCGCCCGCGCGGCCGGGGTGCGCCGGATCGTCTACAACGCCAACACCCGCGTCCCGGCCCGGCCCACCCGGACGGCGGCGTTCGAGACGCGGCGGGCCGCCGAGGAGGCGCTGCGCGGGAGCGGGGTGCCGCTGGTGGTGGTGCGCCCGCCGGTCTACCTCGACAACCTCTTCAGCCCCTGGAACGGCCCGGCCCTGGTCGACGACGGCGTCCTCGCCTACCCGCTGCCCGCGCACACCCCGACGGCGTGGCTCTCCCACGAGGACCTGGCGGAGGCGGTGTGCGCGGCGCTCACCGCGGACGGCGTCGAGGGGCGCGTCCTCGACGTCGGCGGCGCGCTGACCCTGACGGGTGACGACCTGGCGGCGGCCTTCGCCCGCGGCCTGGGGCGCTCGGTGCGGTACGTGCCCCTGGACCCGGCGGTCTTCGAGGAGCGCCTCGCCGGGGTGCTGGGCGCCGGGGCGGCGGCGGGCGTCGCCGGGCTGTACCACCACATGGCGTCAGGGGCCGACCCCGATCTGATGGCGGGTGACGCCGGCGCCGCGGCCCGGCTGCTGGGGGTGCGTCCGGGACCGGTCGAGGACTGGGTGGCCCGCCGGCCGTGGCAGATCTGGGCCGGGGAGGCGACCGGGGCGGGGAGATGA